A section of the bacterium genome encodes:
- a CDS encoding BMP family ABC transporter substrate-binding protein, which translates to HVVWSNTWYDPGQEKEAAESLLSIGADVLAQHQDSPAAIQAAAAKGKYAVGYNSDMSKFGPKTFLTAPVWDWGPMYVYFAKKVEAGTFAGEDVWWGMDRGVVDIAPIGPMVPAALKTMVMAKRTAMIAGKFNEFAGPIKDQTGKVRIAAGSALGDSAQLSMNWFVEGVVGTVPTK; encoded by the coding sequence CACGTGGTCTGGTCCAACACCTGGTACGATCCCGGCCAAGAGAAGGAGGCCGCGGAGAGCCTGCTCAGCATCGGCGCGGACGTCCTCGCGCAGCACCAGGACTCGCCGGCCGCGATCCAGGCGGCCGCCGCCAAGGGCAAGTACGCCGTCGGGTACAACTCCGACATGAGCAAGTTTGGACCGAAGACATTCCTCACAGCGCCCGTGTGGGACTGGGGCCCGATGTACGTGTACTTCGCCAAAAAGGTGGAGGCCGGGACTTTTGCGGGAGAGGACGTGTGGTGGGGGATGGACAGGGGTGTGGTGGACATCGCGCCGATTGGGCCCATGGTCCCCGCCGCACTCAAGACCATGGTGATGGCGAAGCGGACCGCGATGATCGCGGGGAAATTTAACGAATTCGCCGGGCCGATCAAAGACCAGACCGGAAAGGTGCGGATCGCAGCCGGCAGCGCCCTGGGCGACAGCGCGCAGTTGTCAATGAACTGGTTCGTGGAGGGCGTCGTCGGCACGGTACCGACAAAGTAG